A window of the Vespa velutina chromosome 7, iVesVel2.1, whole genome shotgun sequence genome harbors these coding sequences:
- the LOC124950520 gene encoding cytochrome b-c1 complex subunit Rieske, mitochondrial-like, with amino-acid sequence MNVIARSANISPYLKATVTVVSNGGRTVAATGKAQRPPIVVPAPVTPMISDTMQQNIISGVVRVNSSISAPTQIQQSRMAHTDIQVPDFSHYRRDDVKDPYASNRETAASRKTFSYVLAAGTGLAAAYSTKTIINELVATLSAGADVLALSKIEVNLDDVPEGKNVAFKWRGKPVFVRHRTPAEIKKESAVDVASLRDPEHDSERTQKPEWLIVIGVCTHLGCIPVANAGDFGGYYCPCHGSHYDASGRIRKGPAPLNLQVPQHTFKGNILTVG; translated from the exons ATGAATGTGATCGCGAGATCTGCGAATATTTCACCGTATTTGAAGGCAACGGTGACGGTTGTTTCAAATGGAGGAAGAACGGTTGCTGCGACTGGTAAAGCTCAAAGACCACCAATTGTCGTTCCTGCTCCCGTCACACCTATGATAAGTGATACTATGCAGCAGAACATTATTTCTGGAGTTGTAAGAGTTAACTCGAGTATCTCAG CACCCACGCAAATACAGCAGTCTCGTATGGCTCATACCGACATCCAAGTACCAGATTTCTCGCACTATCGCAGAGATGATGTTAAAGATCCATATGCAAGCAACCGTGAAACTGCTGCGtcaagaaaaacattttcttatgTTTTAGCAGCGG GTACTGGTTTAGCTGCTGCTTATTCGACTAAAACAATAATCAATGAGCTTGTGGCAACCTTAAGCGCAGGTGCTGACGTATTGGCATTGTCAAAGATAGAAGTAAATCTCGACGATGTACCGGAGGGAAAGAATGTAGCATTCAAATGGCGCGGCAAGCCCGTTTTTGTCAGACACAG AACGCCAGCcgaaattaagaaagaaagcgcAGTTGACGTAGCCTCCCTTCGCGATCCAGAACATGATAGCGAAAGGACACAAAAACCAGAATGGTTGATTGTTATCGGCGTATGCACGCATTTGGGTTGTATACCCGTTGCTAATGCCGGTGATTTTGGTGGTTATTATTGTCCATGCCATGGCTCTCATTACGATGCCAGCGGTAGAATTAGAAAAGGTCCCGCTCCCTTAAATCTCCAGGTTCCGCAGCATACTTTCAAAGGAAACATACTGACTGTCGGTTAA
- the LOC124950521 gene encoding coiled-coil domain-containing protein 43: MAVATNSFDSWLSKKLQALNTDEGVFGSYIKGILEGDETEDEKVEALESILAGITEDNISKHVTEILNAWAEWLPTEEVASPNVPTEDVDVRLARMLESQSLPTTIQRSYTEEERRIREAILAQYSQMSDEGDSEGDGEEDGAGGGDCGIEKNLNAATIAQQERERREKAKLESQKKKEKDKEDREKQKQLKEEKKEKRKTQKGERRR; this comes from the exons ATGGCGGTCGCGACGAATTCGTTTGATAGCTGGTTAAGCAAAAAATTACAAGCATTAAATACGGACGAGGGTGTTTTCGGATCTTACATCAAAGGGATATTGGAGGGCGATGAAACGGAGGATGAAAAAGTCGAGGCGCTTGAAAGCATACTCGCGGGCATAACG GAGGACAATATAAGCAAGCATGTAACCGAAATCCTAAATGCTTGGGCAGAATGGTTACCAACGGAGGAAGTTGCCAGTCCTAATGTGCCAACAGAGGATGTCGATGTCAGATTGGCACGTATGCTTGAATCGCAGAGCCTTCCGACTACCATTCAAAGAAGTTACACGGAGGAGGAGAGGCGAATACGCGAGGCTATATTGGCCCAGTATAGTCAAATGTCCGATGAAGGTGATAGCGAGGGAGATGGGGAAGAAGACGGTGCTGGAGGTGGAGATTGCGGtattgaaaagaatttgaatGCCGCTACTATAGCgcaacaagaaagagaaaggagagagaaagcaaagtTAGAaagtcaaaaaaagaaagaaaaggacaaggaAGATAG agagaaacagaagcaattaaaggaagagaaaaaggagaagcgCAAGACacagaaaggagagagaagaaggtag